A stretch of the Methylacidiphilum caldifontis genome encodes the following:
- a CDS encoding glycosyltransferase, translating into MGKKFMGSEYSYTYVVENPSRPVFFLKNSKLYVCGWFFDAEGKAAKQIKIQTKKDVFLCQPRERMDIKKKYEEIGFYIDSKCGFDCFCDLSRGIKWVKIYALVLSGQWVKLADFVIIVHKKKSSTDQSVNVVHKPKAYSQPADKNVEWLRAALELFIENNRTSLLFPTFADPTLSIVISTRNRAELLYQCLQSILAHVSIPYELIIADNSSTDSTPLLLKKIQGIKTFRNEKDLEYLQSVNKAASLARAKYLLLLNNDIILSPQSIDHLLKTMEAYPRCGAVGCKLVRPDGTLQEAGSIIWADGSALAYGRNDPQPMRPEYSFIREVDYCSAACLLIRRDLWERLGGYDPRYVPAYYEDSDLCLGLWSLGYKVVYQPASVVFHYEFGSRPVETAMAMMAKNKEKFFEKWKDWLKTHHRADFDVLKARDRRDQPLVPVKDKERLEGFKGRILFLDDRIPHPRLGRGYGRSFSILQILERSGYFLTFYPLISQEDYPIKNEQLSFMEKIELMVGWGPEKLEIFLQERQGYYDFLFVSRIYNFKTLTTIIQKRPELFVQSRIIYDAEAIFAKREILKNALYGINQTEEEKSKLLQEEVSFGRFAHRILAVSSKEAQYFEEKGYKVHLLGHTLECHLSEKGFKERTGFLFVGYMGEKGPNTDGLAWFKGYVLPVLKQKMQEKLEVFAVGETAEDFVEQIGLSEIKFLGHLEDIRPFYEQCRVFIAPTRYAAGIPMKVHEAASYGVPVVTTSLIAEQLSWNHGEELLVADSPEDFAECCLKLHSDETLWESIREQAFNRVKKDCDPKRFEENLLSALDFS; encoded by the coding sequence GTGGGAAAAAAATTTATGGGCTCTGAGTATTCCTATACTTACGTGGTGGAAAATCCGAGTAGACCAGTTTTCTTTTTGAAAAATTCAAAGCTTTATGTATGCGGCTGGTTTTTTGATGCCGAAGGCAAAGCGGCAAAACAGATTAAAATACAAACAAAAAAAGATGTGTTTTTATGCCAGCCTCGGGAGAGAATGGATATTAAAAAAAAATATGAGGAAATTGGATTTTACATTGACTCCAAGTGTGGATTTGATTGTTTCTGTGATCTCAGCCGGGGAATCAAATGGGTGAAGATCTATGCCCTTGTTCTTTCTGGGCAATGGGTTAAACTAGCTGACTTTGTCATCATTGTTCATAAGAAAAAATCCTCCACCGATCAGAGTGTGAATGTTGTCCATAAGCCCAAAGCTTATTCTCAACCCGCAGATAAGAATGTGGAATGGTTAAGGGCTGCTCTTGAACTTTTTATAGAAAACAATAGAACTAGCCTTCTATTCCCTACTTTTGCCGATCCAACTCTTAGCATTGTAATATCGACTAGAAACAGAGCCGAGTTGCTTTATCAGTGCCTACAATCCATCCTAGCTCACGTCTCGATACCCTATGAGTTGATTATCGCGGATAACTCTTCGACAGATTCTACTCCTTTGCTCTTAAAAAAGATTCAGGGGATAAAAACCTTTAGAAACGAAAAAGATCTCGAATATTTACAGAGTGTTAATAAAGCGGCTTCATTAGCTAGGGCAAAATATCTGCTTCTTTTAAACAACGATATCATTCTTAGTCCGCAGAGTATAGACCACTTGCTCAAGACGATGGAAGCTTATCCACGGTGTGGAGCGGTGGGATGCAAATTGGTTAGGCCAGATGGGACTTTACAGGAAGCTGGATCCATCATATGGGCTGATGGCAGTGCTCTAGCCTACGGCAGAAACGATCCTCAACCGATGCGCCCTGAATATTCCTTTATAAGAGAAGTCGATTATTGTTCGGCAGCATGCCTCCTGATACGTAGAGATTTATGGGAAAGGCTTGGGGGTTATGATCCCAGGTATGTGCCGGCATATTACGAGGATAGTGATTTATGTCTTGGCCTATGGTCTTTAGGATACAAAGTTGTCTACCAACCGGCTTCAGTAGTTTTTCACTATGAATTTGGGAGTCGACCTGTTGAAACGGCCATGGCAATGATGGCGAAAAACAAAGAAAAATTCTTTGAAAAATGGAAAGATTGGTTAAAAACTCACCATAGAGCCGATTTTGATGTTTTAAAAGCAAGAGATAGACGCGACCAGCCGTTAGTTCCAGTAAAGGATAAGGAAAGATTAGAAGGTTTTAAAGGTCGGATTTTGTTTTTAGATGACCGTATTCCCCATCCTCGTTTGGGTAGAGGATATGGTAGGTCATTTTCTATTTTACAGATTCTTGAACGATCGGGATACTTCCTTACTTTTTATCCCCTGATTTCTCAAGAGGATTATCCAATAAAAAATGAGCAGCTCTCTTTTATGGAAAAGATTGAACTGATGGTGGGATGGGGTCCAGAAAAGCTCGAAATTTTTTTACAAGAAAGACAAGGTTATTACGATTTTCTATTTGTGAGCCGGATTTATAATTTCAAAACCTTAACAACCATTATCCAAAAAAGACCAGAGCTCTTTGTTCAAAGCCGTATTATTTATGATGCTGAAGCGATTTTTGCCAAGCGAGAAATTTTGAAAAACGCTCTTTATGGGATTAATCAAACTGAGGAGGAGAAATCAAAACTTCTTCAAGAGGAAGTTTCTTTTGGCAGATTTGCTCACCGAATATTGGCTGTATCTTCGAAAGAAGCCCAATATTTTGAAGAGAAAGGCTATAAGGTTCACCTTCTTGGTCATACTCTGGAGTGTCATTTATCTGAAAAAGGGTTTAAAGAGAGAACAGGATTTCTTTTTGTGGGTTATATGGGAGAAAAAGGACCAAATACCGATGGGTTAGCTTGGTTTAAAGGCTATGTTCTTCCAGTTTTGAAGCAGAAAATGCAAGAAAAGCTTGAAGTTTTTGCTGTTGGAGAAACTGCTGAAGATTTTGTGGAGCAAATTGGTCTTTCAGAGATAAAATTTTTGGGACATCTAGAGGATATTCGGCCTTTTTATGAACAGTGTAGGGTGTTTATAGCCCCTACCCGGTATGCTGCCGGCATTCCCATGAAAGTTCATGAAGCCGCTTCATACGGTGTTCCTGTTGTCACCACATCCCTGATTGCTGAACAGCTTTCTTGGAATCATGGAGAAGAGTTGCTCGTAGCGGATAGTCCAGAAGATTTTGCCGAGTGTTGTCTTAAGCTCCATAGCGATGAAACCTTATGGGAAAGCATAAGGGAACAAGCTTTCAATAGAGTAAAAAAAGATTGTGATCCGAAGCGTTTCGAAGAAAATCTTCTTTCGGCTTTAGATTTTTCTTAA
- a CDS encoding class I SAM-dependent methyltransferase, translating into MNTPNNSDSEGHFDFVSFSNAVQTQFEASPFPFEDEKVLSDQTWKIIPPNWFNAIGRPGKPFYDRGKFLVAGCGTGNEAFNIARAFPNLEVVAFDASKKAIEIAHKWQKASGINNIHFLQEDLLNPNLSQSVGYNFDWISCHEVLAYVYDPQAAIINLANCLSPEGCLYIGVKGTFHPTVRLTPAISLFSLKMDSPEQVKRTREVLCVCDNLMGIPIDKGIGAQPESYLKTHVFGVHHDSFPLHTWIEIIHNAGLQYINSLYTSMSFLQLQDNRFFDILTELDLPTLHSLIDHCNPSFFHMIIAAKPRVIPPFAPADKNELLRWRPLVDLWDRSKVPAVQPPYTQVLDVTFDIPGLYRQLPLKLSSYLIEFLRRSDGSRSVAQLVAEMGIEIKPEELFSALARFYFTSLLNFLPPL; encoded by the coding sequence ATGAACACTCCAAATAATTCCGATTCAGAAGGTCATTTTGATTTTGTATCATTTTCAAATGCGGTTCAGACTCAGTTTGAGGCCTCTCCTTTCCCTTTTGAAGATGAAAAAGTGCTCTCCGACCAAACTTGGAAGATCATTCCACCGAACTGGTTTAATGCTATAGGAAGACCAGGGAAACCCTTTTATGATCGTGGAAAATTTTTGGTTGCGGGTTGTGGAACAGGTAATGAGGCTTTTAATATAGCGAGAGCTTTTCCCAATTTAGAAGTTGTAGCCTTCGATGCTAGCAAAAAAGCAATTGAAATAGCCCATAAATGGCAGAAAGCCTCTGGTATCAACAATATTCATTTTTTGCAAGAAGACCTATTAAACCCAAACTTGTCTCAAAGTGTTGGGTATAATTTTGATTGGATTAGTTGTCATGAAGTTCTTGCCTATGTTTATGACCCTCAGGCCGCTATCATTAACCTAGCTAACTGTCTTTCCCCTGAGGGATGTTTATACATTGGGGTCAAGGGAACTTTTCACCCCACTGTAAGATTAACACCCGCAATATCTCTATTTTCTCTGAAAATGGATAGTCCAGAACAGGTGAAAAGAACACGAGAAGTGCTTTGCGTTTGTGATAACCTCATGGGAATCCCCATTGATAAAGGTATTGGAGCTCAACCTGAGAGCTATTTAAAGACTCATGTTTTTGGTGTTCATCATGATTCTTTCCCCCTGCATACTTGGATAGAAATAATCCACAATGCTGGCCTGCAATATATCAATTCGCTCTACACCTCGATGAGTTTTTTGCAGCTGCAGGACAACCGCTTTTTTGATATTCTGACTGAGCTTGATCTGCCCACCCTCCATTCGTTGATCGATCATTGTAATCCTTCTTTTTTCCATATGATTATTGCCGCCAAGCCTAGAGTTATTCCACCCTTTGCTCCTGCGGATAAAAATGAATTGTTACGCTGGCGCCCCTTGGTGGATTTATGGGATAGATCTAAGGTTCCTGCCGTGCAACCTCCCTACACTCAGGTATTGGATGTAACTTTTGATATTCCTGGTCTTTATAGGCAACTTCCATTGAAACTTTCCTCTTATTTGATCGAGTTTTTGAGGAGATCAGACGGGAGTCGGTCTGTGGCTCAATTGGTTGCGGAAATGGGGATTGAGATTAAACCTGAAGAACTGTTTTCAGCTCTTGCTCGATTCTATTTTACATCTCTTCTGAATTTTCTTCCCCCGCTTTAA
- a CDS encoding rhodanese-like domain-containing protein, with protein sequence MSDRSYPFKGSLFVLILGLFVSGCASSLPPELTWDKVLYAIREKFPDVASISTDKLERWISVGEEYAPVLLDVRTVDEFEVSHLYHAWRVSPNDKIRLGYRGLKREQPIVVYDSVGFRAASFARRLQQAGYWQVCYLEGSIFKWANEGRALYKGEKKVTMVHPCDSYWGKLLNPEYRALSLVDLGEPVY encoded by the coding sequence ATGAGCGATAGGAGTTATCCGTTTAAAGGCTCACTTTTTGTCCTGATCTTGGGGCTATTTGTTTCGGGTTGTGCAAGTTCTCTACCACCAGAGCTAACCTGGGATAAGGTTCTGTATGCTATTCGGGAAAAGTTTCCTGATGTGGCTTCGATTTCTACGGATAAATTGGAAAGGTGGATTTCTGTAGGAGAAGAATATGCTCCTGTGCTGCTGGACGTACGTACGGTTGATGAGTTTGAAGTCAGTCACCTTTACCATGCTTGGAGAGTTTCACCCAACGACAAGATACGATTGGGCTACCGTGGATTGAAAAGGGAGCAACCTATAGTGGTTTATGACTCTGTCGGTTTTAGGGCTGCTTCCTTTGCTCGCCGGCTTCAACAAGCGGGCTACTGGCAGGTATGTTATCTCGAAGGCTCTATTTTCAAGTGGGCTAATGAGGGTAGGGCTTTATATAAGGGAGAAAAAAAGGTGACTATGGTTCATCCTTGTGATTCTTATTGGGGGAAGCTTCTCAATCCTGAATATAGAGCTCTTTCCTTGGTGGACCTTGGAGAGCCAGTATATTAG
- a CDS encoding secondary thiamine-phosphate synthase enzyme YjbQ, with the protein MKSFREEIWFNIPSRRAFVLLTPKLEECVRKSGIKEGLLLCNAMHITASVFINDNEAGLHEDFEKWLEKLAPEKPYSQYKHNVGEDNADAHLKRTIMGREVVVAITAGKLDLGPWEQVFYGEFDGMRRKRVLVKIIGE; encoded by the coding sequence ATGAAAAGCTTCAGAGAAGAAATCTGGTTTAATATTCCTTCTCGACGAGCATTTGTACTGCTCACTCCAAAACTTGAAGAATGCGTTCGAAAAAGTGGAATTAAGGAAGGACTCCTTCTCTGTAATGCCATGCATATTACGGCCAGTGTGTTCATCAATGATAATGAAGCGGGGTTGCATGAAGATTTTGAAAAATGGCTTGAGAAACTGGCACCAGAAAAGCCTTATTCCCAGTATAAACACAATGTAGGCGAAGATAACGCTGATGCTCATTTAAAAAGAACGATAATGGGAAGAGAGGTAGTTGTAGCCATAACGGCTGGAAAACTTGATCTGGGCCCATGGGAACAGGTATTTTATGGTGAATTTGATGGGATGAGAAGAAAACGGGTTCTGGTCAAAATTATCGGTGAATGA
- the ruvB gene encoding Holliday junction branch migration DNA helicase RuvB — translation MNPKIKDVLAEPTDKLFEESLRPQKLDEFLGQEKIKDRLYILVQAARIKNEPLPHLLFSGPPGLGKTTLAHILSKEMNASLKITSGPALDKAANLAGILTSLESFDILFIDEIHRLSRPVEEYLYPAMEDYRMDILIDQGPNARSIRLNLPKFTLVGATTRVGLLTEPLRSRFGLINRLEYYKLEDLIRIVERSARILEIDVNEQAAREVAKRSRGTPRTVNHLLRWIRDYAYAKGYQRVSLDVVNKALAMIEIDEDGLDEMDKKILETIVYKFEGGPVGLQSLSVAIGEDPATLEEVHEPYLILEGYLKRTPQGRVVTARAYEKLKVSLPPSQEELF, via the coding sequence ATGAATCCTAAGATTAAAGATGTACTCGCTGAACCGACAGATAAACTCTTTGAAGAAAGTTTAAGACCTCAAAAACTCGATGAATTTTTAGGGCAGGAAAAAATTAAGGATCGACTCTATATCCTTGTTCAGGCAGCAAGGATTAAGAATGAACCACTTCCTCATCTCCTTTTCAGTGGACCTCCAGGTCTTGGGAAAACGACTTTAGCCCATATCCTCTCCAAGGAAATGAATGCTTCACTTAAGATTACTTCTGGTCCAGCGCTTGACAAGGCGGCTAATTTAGCCGGGATCTTAACTTCATTGGAGTCATTTGACATTCTTTTCATTGATGAGATCCATCGGCTCAGTAGACCTGTAGAAGAATATCTTTATCCGGCGATGGAAGATTACCGGATGGATATTTTAATCGATCAAGGCCCCAATGCCCGAAGCATTAGGCTTAACCTTCCAAAGTTTACTCTAGTGGGTGCGACAACGAGGGTAGGATTACTTACTGAACCCTTAAGAAGCCGATTTGGACTCATTAATCGGCTAGAATATTACAAACTAGAAGATCTTATACGTATTGTCGAGCGTTCAGCTCGCATTTTAGAGATCGATGTGAATGAGCAGGCGGCCAGAGAGGTGGCCAAACGTTCTCGGGGCACGCCCAGGACGGTCAACCATCTTTTGCGGTGGATAAGAGACTATGCTTATGCAAAGGGCTATCAAAGGGTCTCTTTGGATGTAGTTAACAAGGCTTTAGCGATGATCGAAATTGACGAGGATGGATTAGACGAAATGGACAAAAAAATATTGGAAACCATCGTTTATAAGTTTGAAGGTGGCCCTGTGGGACTGCAATCCCTTTCGGTGGCTATAGGTGAAGATCCAGCTACACTCGAAGAGGTCCACGAGCCTTATCTCATTTTAGAAGGCTATTTGAAAAGAACCCCTCAAGGCAGGGTGGTGACAGCCCGGGCTTATGAAAAGTTAAAAGTCAGCCTTCCCCCTAGCCAAGAAGAGTTATTTTGA
- the ruvA gene encoding Holliday junction branch migration protein RuvA, protein MISYLKGTLIYCSFPNIIVAVQGIGFELFSSLSLYRNLPSLHSEIALYTHLVVSENRIELFGFNDLEEQLTFRLLIDKVHGVGPRTALSILNVLSPKELKDAVAKSDVPYLSKIKGVGEKTAQRLIVELKDKLTTAGPSSTSSVGVDRVFEDALRALVALGYKEAEALKRLRRVREKYPQMDLEGIIKECLKQS, encoded by the coding sequence ATGATTTCATATCTTAAGGGGACATTAATTTATTGTTCTTTCCCTAATATTATCGTAGCAGTTCAGGGTATTGGCTTTGAGCTGTTTTCTTCCCTTTCTCTTTATCGTAACCTGCCTTCTCTTCATTCAGAGATTGCTTTGTACACCCATTTAGTTGTTTCAGAAAACCGCATCGAACTTTTTGGATTTAATGATCTGGAAGAACAGCTAACTTTCCGATTGCTCATCGACAAAGTACATGGAGTGGGGCCGCGGACCGCTCTTTCCATTCTCAATGTACTTTCTCCAAAAGAACTAAAAGATGCAGTGGCTAAGTCTGATGTTCCGTATCTATCTAAAATTAAAGGGGTTGGTGAAAAGACCGCACAGAGACTAATTGTAGAGCTAAAAGATAAATTAACAACTGCCGGCCCTTCCTCTACTTCTTCTGTCGGAGTGGATCGAGTTTTTGAAGACGCCTTGAGGGCCCTTGTTGCATTAGGATATAAGGAAGCTGAGGCATTGAAACGGTTGCGTAGAGTAAGAGAAAAATATCCTCAAATGGATCTCGAAGGCATCATTAAGGAATGCTTAAAGCAGAGCTGA
- the ruvC gene encoding crossover junction endodeoxyribonuclease RuvC has translation MNKPLRILGIDPALRKTGYGIIESNGTLTRLVDCGVIQNKYTDQARKLRSIYEGLLEIIHKFSPQHVAMESIIFVQNRKTAIDMGAARGVALLLFSLKDLPVFEYNPKKIKIAATGIGSARKEQVSFMIKALLAMDSIPPNDAADALAVALTHVHHFWHIRKVYDFIS, from the coding sequence ATGAACAAACCGCTGAGAATTCTGGGGATTGATCCTGCTCTTCGCAAGACGGGCTACGGTATCATCGAATCGAATGGGACATTGACTCGTTTGGTCGATTGTGGGGTAATCCAGAATAAATATACGGATCAAGCTCGAAAACTGCGATCGATTTATGAAGGATTGCTTGAGATCATCCACAAGTTTTCGCCTCAACATGTAGCCATGGAATCGATCATTTTTGTTCAAAACAGGAAAACCGCTATTGACATGGGGGCAGCACGTGGAGTCGCCCTGCTTTTGTTTTCATTAAAAGATCTTCCTGTTTTTGAATATAATCCTAAAAAAATCAAAATTGCAGCCACGGGTATAGGTTCGGCACGTAAAGAACAGGTATCTTTTATGATCAAAGCCCTTTTAGCTATGGATAGTATCCCCCCTAATGATGCTGCAGATGCCTTAGCGGTGGCTTTAACCCATGTTCATCATTTTTGGCATATCCGCAAAGTGTATGATTTCATATCTTAA
- a CDS encoding MFS transporter → MTYEGARSILGPFLSTLGATGSAIGFIAGLGELTGYVVRVFAGSVGDKTKGHWGFVFVGYLINQIAVPILAFARNWPQVAFLIVLERLGKGIRSPSRDVLLSHATEGMGKGIGFGIHEALDQLGAMIGPLLISLAMIYWKSYRRALVLLVIPAFIALLFLFITHKRYKKAISSLGDPKEEPGQQAESLSNKKEGLGKGFWVYVTALGFIAMGYVDFPLIAYHLGKLNLFNEHEIPLLYTLAMGIDAVVALVAGRLFDKSGIGSMIWPIILGSLSSPLIFIFPIQTLTLIGMIFWGIGLGVQESVVRAALATIVPFEMRGKAFGIYYFIFGLFWFLGSFILGYLYDHSGLYVAVCSFFLQIISIPLLENCQKKIKEQRA, encoded by the coding sequence ATGACCTATGAAGGAGCACGCTCCATCTTAGGTCCATTTTTAAGCACTCTTGGAGCTACAGGAAGTGCTATCGGTTTTATTGCTGGTCTTGGAGAGTTAACAGGCTATGTTGTCCGCGTTTTTGCCGGAAGCGTGGGGGATAAAACAAAGGGTCATTGGGGATTTGTTTTTGTAGGTTATTTGATCAATCAAATCGCAGTACCCATACTTGCTTTTGCACGAAATTGGCCACAGGTTGCTTTTCTTATTGTCCTTGAAAGGTTGGGTAAGGGAATTCGCTCTCCCTCTCGTGATGTACTACTTTCTCACGCCACGGAGGGAATGGGTAAAGGGATCGGTTTTGGCATCCATGAAGCCCTCGATCAACTCGGAGCGATGATTGGTCCTTTGCTTATTTCCTTGGCCATGATTTATTGGAAAAGTTATCGGAGAGCCTTAGTCCTATTGGTTATTCCTGCTTTTATTGCCCTGTTATTTCTATTTATTACCCATAAGAGATACAAAAAAGCTATCTCTTCTTTAGGCGATCCCAAAGAGGAACCGGGGCAGCAAGCTGAGAGTCTCTCTAACAAAAAGGAAGGATTGGGTAAAGGATTCTGGGTCTATGTAACGGCTCTAGGGTTTATTGCGATGGGGTATGTGGATTTTCCTCTCATCGCCTATCATTTGGGCAAGCTTAACCTTTTTAATGAACATGAAATTCCTTTGCTTTACACCCTTGCCATGGGGATAGATGCAGTGGTAGCACTGGTAGCGGGTAGGCTTTTTGATAAGAGTGGGATCGGTTCGATGATCTGGCCAATCATTCTGGGATCTTTATCTTCCCCCTTGATTTTTATCTTTCCGATTCAAACACTCACTCTTATTGGCATGATTTTTTGGGGAATAGGACTCGGTGTGCAAGAATCTGTGGTTAGGGCTGCCCTTGCAACAATTGTACCTTTCGAGATGAGGGGTAAGGCTTTTGGTATTTATTACTTTATTTTTGGTCTTTTTTGGTTTTTAGGCAGTTTTATTTTAGGTTATCTTTATGACCATTCTGGCCTTTATGTTGCAGTTTGTTCCTTTTTTCTCCAGATTATTTCGATTCCTCTCCTAGAAAATTGCCAGAAAAAAATAAAGGAACAAAGAGCCTAA
- a CDS encoding HesB/IscA family protein, protein MSFTKGSEKLCAISDKAASKLKEFIEQSGKEGGALRISVVGGGCAGLQYEMDLVDGPEEKDILIEARGVKLVIDPKSALFISGSILDYSEDLQNQGFVVRNPNALSHCSCGKSFSI, encoded by the coding sequence ATGTCATTTACAAAGGGTTCCGAAAAGCTTTGTGCTATTTCTGATAAAGCAGCTTCGAAATTAAAGGAGTTCATTGAACAAAGTGGAAAAGAAGGAGGGGCTTTGAGAATCTCTGTTGTAGGTGGGGGCTGTGCAGGTCTTCAGTATGAAATGGACTTGGTCGATGGTCCAGAAGAAAAAGATATTCTTATTGAAGCTAGAGGGGTCAAACTCGTCATAGATCCTAAAAGTGCTTTATTTATAAGTGGTTCTATCCTCGATTATTCTGAAGACTTACAAAATCAGGGTTTTGTTGTAAGAAACCCTAATGCGCTTTCTCATTGCTCATGTGGGAAAAGTTTTTCTATATAA
- a CDS encoding 5'-3' exonuclease has translation MRLVLVDGNYYAFRSFYALPSLSTHSGEPTNALYGLTIVIRRMLSDLKPELGAVVFDGGLPAARLALRTDYKANRPEMPADLKSQLPLIKELIKALGVRPIEVEGQEADDVIASYAKKAVEKGIDVILATNDKDLMSLVGDHVCVYAVEKNKFKLIGQREIEEKWLVKPRQIPDVLALTGDSVDNIPGVPGIGKKTAAKWIARYGSLFALLNAQDISDKRLAKLLAENKEQIMISWKLLELKDNLELPLPVEQLKIVPDYEAQKKLFEKFEFKKLAEEIKERSEKKIDNTGSLFE, from the coding sequence ATGCGCCTTGTCCTCGTTGACGGTAACTACTATGCTTTTCGTTCTTTTTATGCCCTACCTTCTCTTTCTACTCATTCTGGAGAGCCTACCAATGCCCTCTATGGCTTAACCATTGTTATACGCAGAATGCTTTCCGATCTAAAACCTGAGCTGGGAGCGGTGGTATTTGATGGGGGGTTGCCTGCTGCGCGGCTTGCTCTTAGAACTGATTACAAGGCCAATAGACCCGAGATGCCTGCTGATTTAAAAAGTCAGCTTCCGTTGATCAAGGAGTTGATCAAAGCTTTGGGAGTCCGCCCCATAGAGGTTGAAGGACAAGAAGCTGATGATGTGATCGCAAGTTACGCGAAAAAAGCGGTTGAAAAAGGAATCGATGTTATACTTGCGACTAATGACAAGGATTTAATGAGTCTAGTTGGAGATCATGTGTGTGTATACGCTGTAGAAAAGAACAAATTTAAGCTTATTGGTCAGCGAGAAATTGAAGAAAAATGGTTAGTCAAGCCTCGACAGATTCCCGATGTTCTTGCCTTGACTGGAGACAGTGTTGATAACATTCCTGGGGTTCCCGGCATCGGAAAGAAAACTGCTGCCAAATGGATTGCCCGGTATGGTTCTTTGTTTGCACTCCTTAATGCGCAAGACATTTCTGACAAACGTTTAGCTAAGCTCCTTGCCGAAAATAAAGAGCAGATTATGATCAGTTGGAAGCTGTTGGAATTGAAAGATAACCTCGAATTACCCTTACCTGTTGAGCAGCTTAAGATAGTCCCTGATTATGAAGCCCAAAAAAAACTCTTCGAAAAATTCGAGTTTAAAAAGTTAGCTGAAGAGATCAAAGAGCGTTCAGAAAAAAAAATTGATAATACAGGAAGTCTTTTCGAATAA